From Spiroplasma eriocheiris, the proteins below share one genomic window:
- the hpt gene encoding hypoxanthine phosphoribosyltransferase yields MMTHPLVKEILISEAQIDQRCAELGAEISAYYSQPEHKLKDNTILCLGLLKGCIPFMAKFIRHLTIECETEYMVVSSYFGGVKGNGAPKIVLDLPIPIDQRDILLVEDIIDSGKTIKMIKDYLILKGAKSVKVVTLLDKKAGREVDLVPDWFGFDVPHAFLIGFGLDYEERLRNLPYVAIADTDKIKTWKW; encoded by the coding sequence ATGATGACTCATCCCTTGGTAAAAGAAATTTTAATATCAGAAGCACAGATTGATCAACGTTGTGCAGAATTAGGAGCTGAAATTAGTGCTTACTATTCGCAACCAGAACATAAGTTAAAAGATAATACAATTTTATGTTTAGGATTATTAAAAGGGTGCATTCCTTTTATGGCAAAATTTATTCGCCATTTAACAATTGAATGTGAAACCGAATATATGGTGGTATCCTCATATTTTGGTGGGGTTAAAGGTAATGGTGCGCCCAAAATTGTTCTTGATTTACCAATTCCAATTGACCAACGTGATATTTTATTAGTTGAGGATATTATTGATAGTGGGAAAACTATTAAAATGATTAAAGATTATTTAATCTTAAAAGGAGCCAAATCGGTTAAAGTTGTTACTTTATTAGATAAAAAAGCGGGGCGGGAAGTAGACTTGGTACCCGATTGATTTGGTTTTGATGTTCCCCATGCGTTTTTAATTGGGTTTGGCCTAGATTATGAAGAACGCTTACGTAATTTACCCTATGTAGCAATTGCTGATACTGACAAAATTAAAACTTGAAAGTGGTAA
- the eno gene encoding phosphopyruvate hydratase: MSKIEKIYAREVLDSRGNPTVQVEVWTEFGGYGSAMVPSGASTGSREALELRDGDKSRYQGKGVLAAVNNVNTKIADAIVGLEVTDQVAIDNIMITLDGTDFKKNLGANAMLGVSMAVAKAAASELEIPLYRYLGGVNAKKLPVPMLNIINGGEHADSAIDFQEFMIMPVGAPTLREALRWSAEIFHTLKKILHDKGDITAVGDEGGFAPHFNWAYENQNLDTFKAHTPAEVALDLIVEAIQQAGYKPGENGVMIAMDCASSELYFDDKKYHFKKIEKVTGQEWAMTTEEMVAYLDKLVDKYPIISIEDGLAEADWDGFQLQVKTMGHKIQIVGDDLFVTNPKITAEGIAKNAANSVLIKLNQIGTVTETIDTIQLAQKAGWTAVVSHRSGETEDTTIADLAVALNTGQIKTGSMSRSDRIAKYNRLLVIEDELGQAAEYDGIKTFYNLKKHVESFK, from the coding sequence ATGTCAAAAATTGAAAAAATTTACGCTCGTGAAGTATTAGACTCACGGGGAAATCCAACAGTTCAAGTTGAAGTATGAACTGAGTTTGGTGGTTATGGATCAGCGATGGTTCCTTCAGGAGCATCAACAGGTAGCCGTGAAGCCTTAGAATTACGTGATGGGGACAAATCACGTTACCAAGGGAAAGGTGTTTTAGCCGCCGTTAATAATGTTAACACTAAAATTGCCGATGCAATTGTTGGGTTAGAAGTTACTGACCAAGTTGCAATTGATAATATTATGATTACTTTAGATGGAACTGATTTCAAAAAAAACTTAGGAGCTAACGCAATGTTAGGAGTTTCAATGGCCGTTGCCAAAGCAGCAGCTAGTGAATTAGAAATCCCATTATACCGTTATTTAGGTGGGGTTAATGCTAAAAAATTACCAGTTCCAATGTTAAATATTATTAACGGAGGAGAACATGCCGATAGTGCTATTGACTTCCAAGAATTTATGATTATGCCAGTTGGAGCGCCAACTTTACGTGAAGCATTAAGATGATCAGCAGAAATCTTCCACACTTTGAAAAAAATCTTACATGATAAAGGTGACATTACCGCAGTTGGTGATGAAGGGGGATTTGCTCCGCACTTTAACTGAGCTTATGAAAACCAAAATTTAGATACTTTTAAAGCGCATACTCCTGCCGAAGTAGCGTTAGATTTAATTGTAGAAGCTATCCAACAAGCAGGATACAAACCAGGTGAAAACGGGGTAATGATTGCTATGGACTGTGCTTCATCAGAATTATACTTTGATGACAAAAAATACCACTTTAAAAAAATTGAAAAAGTGACTGGGCAAGAATGAGCAATGACTACTGAAGAAATGGTTGCTTATTTAGATAAACTAGTTGATAAATATCCAATTATTTCAATTGAGGATGGATTAGCTGAAGCCGACTGGGATGGTTTCCAATTACAAGTTAAAACAATGGGTCACAAAATCCAAATTGTGGGAGATGACTTATTTGTAACTAATCCAAAAATTACCGCTGAAGGAATCGCTAAAAATGCAGCTAATTCAGTATTAATTAAATTAAACCAAATTGGAACGGTTACTGAAACTATTGATACTATCCAATTAGCGCAAAAAGCTGGGTGAACAGCAGTTGTTTCACACCGTTCAGGTGAAACAGAAGATACCACAATTGCTGACTTAGCAGTTGCTTTAAATACTGGTCAAATCAAAACTGGAAGTATGTCAAGAAGTGATCGTATTGCAAAATACAACCGTTTATTAGTAATTGAAGATGAGTTAGGACAAGCAGCCGAATATGATGGGATTAAAACTTTTTACAATTTAAAAAAACATGTTGAAAGTTTTAAATAA
- a CDS encoding TcdA/TcdB catalytic glycosyltransferase domain-containing protein, which yields MLNNKDLEKIKNYFMNDPNLAEFSPLFQNFFNANMSKVDHLDYIKILQFLVIIAGSPQPKTHLLFTELEKLSEERVSLTLSEKNIHFIWLGPLTAEQTSYIKIWTYINPDYNIILWTAPNSCLLNVFKKHLIEFANNNPIKIILLQNEFYNNYYLRNLEKSFNQLAIQFLLDKKIIDNPTALNEIIANNEKELSLLVSELNLIHSQKEEYIRDISTSGLIFMDVETLQGFFKDMYLRQLPSVLSDRLRYNILKEFGGFYVDIDTMPKINWSLIIEKLEQQTFDEEFEKYKEAIIIQIKFYIGSKMSRSMLEKKKIKAAEIASAQDTVLKRFDIKNVPYLITHIILNEFLNFLYHQKKFNFTLGENIIRIECQKIINEIQASGWENLLLPLNNYSFNSPFGFQLSNIQGQQDGFLVAKQNNPVSLEMINSVLLIDRKIEDLGADFIDIDEKNLVKKYQKIWEEDELLANWRFDTLFYEISTLTRIYVGQGVNNAIHNSIHRLLFALNEEEITDKQEGSLIKVIWDNFWICYGSQMMMLRKKIFQTNLATTCTIPQLSLAWHTDKIANDSRKNLTTKLKKLQQKNLTTTKVLKILTETSEIEELTMEELQASLYETNLKSEHHQILNSRPYDISNFHKIIRVWNYEQRKEYFAKRKMAYEQQKQHPSANREDDFDR from the coding sequence ATGTTAAATAATAAAGACCTTGAAAAAATTAAAAACTATTTTATGAACGATCCTAATCTAGCTGAATTTAGTCCCTTGTTTCAAAATTTTTTTAATGCAAACATGTCAAAAGTTGATCATCTTGACTATATAAAAATTTTACAATTCTTAGTTATCATTGCTGGTAGTCCGCAACCAAAAACACACCTGCTTTTTACAGAACTTGAAAAATTAAGTGAAGAAAGAGTATCACTAACTCTATCAGAAAAAAATATTCATTTTATCTGACTTGGTCCTCTTACCGCTGAACAAACAAGCTACATAAAAATTTGGACTTATATAAATCCTGACTATAACATTATATTATGAACCGCTCCCAATAGTTGTTTACTAAATGTTTTTAAAAAGCATTTAATAGAATTCGCAAATAATAACCCCATTAAAATAATTTTACTCCAAAATGAATTTTATAATAACTATTATTTAAGGAATCTGGAAAAATCATTTAATCAATTAGCAATACAATTTTTATTAGACAAAAAAATAATTGACAATCCCACCGCATTAAACGAAATAATCGCTAATAATGAAAAAGAATTATCGCTCTTAGTAAGTGAACTTAATCTAATTCATTCCCAAAAAGAAGAATATATTAGAGACATTAGTACTTCAGGTTTAATTTTTATGGATGTTGAAACTTTACAAGGCTTTTTTAAAGATATGTATCTGCGGCAATTGCCCTCTGTTCTTTCTGACCGGTTACGATATAACATTCTCAAAGAATTTGGCGGCTTTTATGTTGACATTGATACAATGCCAAAAATTAATTGATCTTTAATTATTGAGAAATTAGAACAACAAACTTTTGATGAAGAATTTGAAAAATATAAAGAGGCAATTATTATTCAAATTAAATTTTATATTGGTTCAAAAATGTCCCGTTCAATGTTAGAAAAGAAAAAAATTAAAGCTGCCGAAATAGCAAGTGCACAAGATACTGTTTTAAAAAGATTTGATATTAAAAATGTTCCCTATCTTATCACGCACATTATTTTAAATGAATTTTTGAACTTTTTATATCACCAAAAAAAATTCAATTTTACCTTGGGAGAAAATATAATTAGAATTGAATGTCAGAAAATTATTAATGAAATCCAAGCAAGCGGATGAGAAAACTTACTTCTACCACTTAATAATTATTCTTTTAATAGTCCCTTTGGATTTCAACTTTCAAACATTCAAGGACAACAAGATGGATTTTTAGTTGCCAAGCAAAATAATCCAGTTAGTTTAGAAATGATCAATTCGGTCTTGCTAATTGACCGGAAAATTGAAGATTTAGGGGCAGATTTCATTGATATTGATGAAAAAAATTTAGTTAAAAAATACCAAAAAATATGGGAAGAAGACGAGTTGTTAGCAAATTGAAGATTTGATACTTTATTCTATGAAATTTCTACTTTAACACGAATTTATGTAGGACAAGGTGTTAATAATGCAATTCATAATAGCATTCATAGATTATTATTTGCTTTGAATGAAGAAGAAATTACAGATAAACAAGAAGGTTCTTTAATCAAAGTCATATGAGACAATTTTTGAATATGTTATGGCTCACAAATGATGATGCTTCGGAAAAAGATTTTTCAGACTAACCTAGCAACAACTTGTACGATTCCCCAGCTAAGTTTAGCATGACATACTGATAAAATTGCTAATGATTCACGAAAAAATTTAACAACCAAATTAAAAAAATTACAACAAAAAAATTTAACCACTACAAAAGTTCTCAAAATTTTAACTGAAACTTCAGAAATTGAAGAATTAACCATGGAGGAATTACAAGCAAGTTTATATGAAACTAACCTTAAAAGTGAACACCATCAAATTTTAAATAGTCGTCCTTATGATATTAGCAATTTTCATAAAATAATTCGCGTGTGAAATTATGAGCAACGCAAAGAATATTTTGCTAAAAGAAAGATGGCTTATGAACAACAAAAACAACATCCAAGTGCTAATCGTGAAGATGATTTTGACCGTTAA
- the atpE gene encoding ATP synthase F0 subunit C → MLELVSNCLAVFWATGVNVEIKGNLSYIGAGMAAIGCAGAGIGQGYTGGKAVEGIARNPEAGDQVRTLFIIGNAITESGAIYALVIAIILAFVVA, encoded by the coding sequence GTGTTAGAACTAGTAAGTAATTGCTTAGCGGTGTTTTGAGCAACAGGTGTTAATGTTGAAATCAAAGGTAACTTAAGTTATATTGGAGCCGGAATGGCTGCAATTGGTTGTGCAGGGGCCGGAATTGGACAAGGTTATACTGGGGGGAAAGCAGTTGAAGGTATTGCCCGGAACCCAGAAGCTGGGGACCAAGTTAGAACCTTATTCATTATTGGGAATGCCATTACTGAATCAGGAGCTATTTATGCTTTAGTTATTGCGATTATCTTAGCGTTTGTTGTTGCCTAA
- a CDS encoding sodium:calcium antiporter, giving the protein MGKLLTWNIDIFKAMHLYEGKIAQAVLWIPFLVFAVGVIFASKYMSEYLVAWTARKKIKQSVAGALILATVTSLPETTIALTMGASGFPQQSFANTIGGNSYYLFLFALISLIFIRRQSFIRVNKWNRILLMIGLSFSCILFLTFIPQHFTVESLNALRFLAYTIPGINISWVLLLFAVSYILTIFFFLRQNKKEPVTYDKNLVAQYDEEDETTEKELKNHLTMKQLLVFFIVAIVVLVSFSFCLSLIMGVVPHAYHIPETSAGGLLLSFVTNMPETISTFTLLKMGKNNIAFGGLVGSILYNNVINFFGDIAFQGDGVLNHIILHDQDYLQYFMLTLMQFVLVVLTRLTIQRQVVRRRKVYIFLNLVIILIFISIWTVNLTVIAAITPLP; this is encoded by the coding sequence ATGGGAAAATTGCTTACTTGAAATATTGACATATTTAAAGCGATGCATTTATACGAGGGTAAAATAGCCCAAGCAGTGCTCTGAATTCCGTTTTTAGTTTTTGCTGTGGGGGTTATTTTTGCTTCCAAATATATGTCTGAATATTTAGTGGCTTGAACAGCACGAAAAAAAATTAAACAATCAGTGGCAGGCGCCTTAATTTTAGCAACCGTTACTTCCTTACCAGAAACAACAATTGCATTGACAATGGGGGCGTCAGGATTTCCCCAGCAATCTTTTGCGAATACAATTGGGGGAAATTCATATTATTTATTTTTATTTGCTCTTATTAGTTTGATTTTTATTCGTCGTCAATCGTTTATTCGGGTAAACAAATGAAATCGTATTTTATTAATGATTGGGTTAAGTTTTTCTTGCATATTATTTTTAACTTTTATTCCGCAACATTTTACGGTGGAAAGTTTAAATGCCCTTCGTTTTTTAGCATATACCATTCCGGGAATTAATATCTCATGAGTTTTATTATTATTTGCGGTGTCTTATATTTTAACAATCTTTTTCTTTTTACGGCAAAATAAAAAAGAACCAGTAACCTATGATAAAAACTTAGTTGCTCAGTATGATGAAGAAGATGAAACCACCGAAAAAGAGTTAAAAAATCATTTAACAATGAAACAATTATTAGTTTTTTTTATTGTTGCAATTGTTGTGTTAGTTAGTTTTTCATTTTGTTTATCATTAATTATGGGTGTAGTTCCCCATGCTTATCATATTCCCGAAACCTCAGCAGGAGGATTGTTATTATCATTTGTAACGAACATGCCAGAAACAATTTCAACTTTTACACTTCTGAAGATGGGAAAAAATAACATTGCTTTTGGGGGACTAGTTGGCTCAATTTTATATAATAATGTTATTAACTTTTTTGGTGATATTGCTTTTCAAGGGGATGGTGTGTTAAACCATATTATTTTACATGATCAAGATTATTTACAGTACTTTATGTTAACTTTAATGCAGTTTGTCTTAGTTGTTTTAACTCGCTTAACAATTCAACGCCAGGTTGTCCGCCGTCGAAAAGTATACATCTTTTTAAATTTGGTTATTATTTTAATTTTTATTAGCATTTGGACTGTCAACCTAACGGTAATCGCGGCAATTACACCTTTACCATAA
- the trpS gene encoding tryptophan--tRNA ligase encodes MNNEKPTILSGITTTGKLTLGNYIGAIKNFIELQKDNNLIIFVANLHAITIPIDQEELRANTKTMVALYYACGLDPEKSIIFIQSDVLEHTQLGHILLCNTTIGELSRMTQFKDKSVKMKAENGTEYIPTGLLTYPALMAADILLYDADLVPVGKDQKQHIELTRNIAERMNNKYNPNLFKIPDDFIPEVGSKIMDLQEPSKKMSKSSNNPKSYIGMLDTPEEIRKKIKSAVTDSEGVIRYDVENKPGVSNLLTIYAALKNITIEQAVSELQNLDYGTFKEAVASEIIKTLQPIQEKYHTIMNSDQIDELITTGANKARAIAAKKLTKVKNSVGLNYKRK; translated from the coding sequence ATGAATAATGAAAAACCAACAATTTTATCGGGAATCACCACCACTGGAAAATTAACCTTAGGAAATTATATTGGGGCAATAAAAAATTTTATTGAACTCCAAAAAGATAATAACTTAATTATTTTTGTGGCTAATTTACATGCAATCACAATTCCGATTGACCAAGAAGAATTGCGTGCCAATACAAAAACAATGGTTGCTTTATACTATGCTTGTGGATTAGACCCAGAGAAATCAATTATTTTTATCCAATCAGATGTTTTAGAACATACCCAGTTAGGACACATTTTATTATGCAACACCACAATTGGTGAGCTTTCACGAATGACCCAGTTTAAGGATAAATCAGTAAAAATGAAAGCGGAAAACGGTACTGAATACATTCCAACTGGTTTATTGACTTATCCAGCATTAATGGCTGCTGATATTCTATTATACGACGCTGATTTAGTCCCAGTAGGAAAAGACCAAAAACAACACATTGAATTAACCAGAAACATTGCGGAACGAATGAATAATAAATATAACCCTAACTTATTTAAAATTCCCGATGATTTTATTCCCGAAGTAGGTAGCAAAATCATGGACTTACAAGAACCAAGCAAAAAAATGAGTAAATCAAGTAATAATCCAAAATCATACATTGGAATGCTTGATACTCCCGAAGAAATTAGAAAAAAAATTAAAAGTGCAGTTACCGACTCTGAAGGTGTTATCCGTTATGATGTTGAAAATAAACCCGGGGTTAGTAATTTACTAACGATCTACGCAGCTTTAAAAAACATCACAATTGAACAAGCAGTTAGTGAACTACAAAATTTAGACTACGGAACATTCAAAGAAGCAGTTGCTAGCGAAATTATTAAAACTTTACAGCCAATCCAAGAAAAATACCATACCATTATGAACAGTGATCAAATTGATGAATTAATTACTACGGGAGCTAATAAAGCACGTGCAATTGCTGCTAAAAAATTAACAAAAGTAAAAAACAGCGTGGGGTTAAACTATAAACGAAAATAA
- a CDS encoding ribulose-phosphate 3-epimerase — protein MKHNYQITPSIYCANTADLKTEIKKLMAAGITWIHFDVMDGHFVQNYALGPKELIDIKTMFPTLTIDVHVMANDLLNKVKLFTTGDYLTFHLQSVKSSAEMVTLIKEIKSYNLKVGIALDLADEINDIKPFLKDIDLITFMSIKPGFTGQSFDDSVWAKLAHIKTFHVQYPHLSFQIDGGVRWENLARLIRTGIDLIVVGSLLFSSDDYQAVMQKIALLN, from the coding sequence ATGAAACATAATTATCAGATTACACCATCAATTTATTGCGCTAATACCGCTGATTTAAAAACAGAGATTAAAAAATTAATGGCGGCGGGGATTACTTGAATTCATTTTGATGTAATGGATGGGCATTTTGTCCAAAATTATGCCTTAGGACCAAAAGAACTCATCGATATTAAAACAATGTTTCCAACTTTAACAATTGATGTTCATGTGATGGCCAATGATTTATTAAATAAAGTCAAATTATTTACCACAGGCGATTATTTAACTTTTCATTTGCAAAGTGTTAAATCATCAGCAGAAATGGTGACCTTAATTAAGGAAATTAAAAGTTATAATTTAAAGGTAGGAATTGCTCTTGACTTAGCAGATGAGATCAATGATATAAAACCGTTTTTAAAGGATATTGATTTAATTACCTTTATGAGTATTAAACCAGGTTTTACGGGGCAATCTTTTGATGATTCAGTATGAGCAAAGTTAGCCCATATTAAAACTTTCCATGTCCAATATCCACATCTTTCTTTTCAAATTGATGGTGGTGTTCGCTGAGAAAATCTTGCGCGCTTAATTAGAACCGGAATTGATTTGATTGTCGTTGGCTCGTTATTATTTAGTAGTGATGATTATCAAGCAGTAATGCAAAAAATTGCATTACTTAATTAA
- a CDS encoding PTS sugar transporter subunit IIC, translating into MELLLTQTTGEFVLNFFKQFIGTPAILIGLFALVGCLLQRKKFTETISATIKTTIGFLIIGGGAGILAGAVGKLGNAFNLLFGINGAISNNDVMPGIFLSQIPHIVLAGSLIMICAMALNILLARITAYKYIYLTGHVLFYMSVMWAGVLNIAGLNLNEDLPIIVVTGALLMSLWMIISPALLNSHVVKITKSNTLAVGHTGSLSYLFAAWIGIVVAKLSRKKIKSTEDINFPKGLSFLRNTNIAIAITMFVLYLVIYFTAWGVKGYDALVTKNIISSGDDVFVQGMLQAFTFAAGVEVLLIGVRMFIAEIVPSFKGISDKVVPNAKPALDCPTVFPYAPNAVLIGFISSFVGGIIGMVITIAIVHSIGGQDPSKIGWAIIIPSIVPHFFVGATAGVFGNARGGIIGAILGSFLNGLLITFIPFLFFGLSYMHTLHNSDGSLNMLTWGDSDFLWGLPFAAIGQAVSHSTAQWLLPVIACVGWLVFPIINEAKKIINKNPQLETLELKEPQNNKEQTNFELPVSPNLIAGTKNKLIAVCGQGLGSSLLIEMNIKSVVDELKIKNIEVSHTNVNSFDANDNKILAVVCGNDLKDSIKFGNKLVLDNLLDKNELKGKLQEFFQDNET; encoded by the coding sequence ATGGAATTATTGTTAACCCAGACGACTGGGGAATTTGTGTTAAACTTTTTTAAACAATTTATTGGTACTCCCGCAATTTTAATTGGTTTGTTTGCCTTAGTGGGTTGTTTATTGCAACGCAAAAAATTTACCGAAACAATTTCGGCAACCATTAAAACGACCATTGGGTTTTTAATTATTGGCGGCGGGGCCGGTATTTTAGCTGGTGCGGTTGGAAAATTAGGAAATGCCTTTAATTTATTATTTGGAATTAATGGGGCAATTTCTAACAATGATGTAATGCCTGGAATTTTTTTAAGTCAGATTCCCCATATTGTATTAGCCGGATCATTAATTATGATTTGTGCAATGGCATTAAATATTTTATTAGCAAGAATTACTGCTTATAAATACATTTATTTAACTGGACATGTTTTATTTTATATGTCAGTTATGTGAGCGGGAGTTTTAAATATTGCTGGTTTAAATCTTAATGAAGATTTACCAATTATCGTGGTAACTGGAGCGTTATTAATGTCATTATGGATGATTATTTCGCCAGCACTTTTAAATTCCCATGTTGTTAAAATTACGAAATCTAATACCCTAGCTGTTGGTCATACGGGATCATTATCATATTTATTTGCTGCTTGGATTGGAATAGTTGTCGCTAAACTGAGTCGGAAAAAAATTAAATCAACCGAAGATATTAATTTTCCCAAAGGACTAAGTTTTTTAAGAAATACGAATATTGCTATTGCAATTACAATGTTTGTTTTATACTTAGTAATTTATTTCACCGCGTGAGGTGTGAAAGGCTATGACGCGTTAGTTACTAAAAATATTATTAGTAGTGGGGATGATGTCTTTGTGCAAGGAATGCTGCAAGCCTTTACCTTTGCGGCAGGAGTAGAAGTATTATTAATTGGGGTTCGTATGTTTATCGCGGAAATTGTCCCTTCTTTCAAAGGGATTTCGGATAAAGTTGTCCCAAATGCTAAACCAGCATTAGATTGTCCTACGGTCTTTCCCTATGCTCCTAATGCTGTTCTAATTGGTTTCATTTCTTCGTTTGTGGGTGGAATTATTGGAATGGTCATTACCATTGCAATTGTCCATAGTATTGGTGGCCAAGATCCTAGCAAAATTGGCTGGGCGATTATCATTCCTAGTATTGTGCCACATTTCTTTGTGGGAGCCACTGCTGGTGTCTTTGGAAATGCGCGCGGAGGAATTATTGGGGCAATTTTAGGATCATTTCTAAATGGATTGTTAATTACCTTTATTCCGTTCTTATTCTTTGGGTTAAGTTATATGCATACCTTACATAATAGTGATGGTAGTTTAAATATGCTAACTTGAGGAGATAGTGATTTCTTATGGGGCTTACCATTTGCAGCAATTGGTCAAGCTGTTAGTCATTCAACTGCCCAGTGACTACTACCAGTGATTGCTTGTGTTGGATGACTAGTGTTCCCAATTATTAATGAGGCTAAAAAAATTATTAATAAAAATCCGCAATTAGAAACTTTAGAACTAAAAGAACCACAGAATAATAAAGAACAAACTAATTTTGAACTACCTGTTAGTCCTAATTTAATTGCGGGAACAAAAAATAAATTAATTGCTGTTTGTGGGCAAGGATTAGGATCTTCCTTATTAATTGAAATGAATATCAAGTCCGTCGTTGATGAATTAAAAATTAAAAATATTGAAGTTAGTCATACCAATGTTAACTCCTTTGATGCAAATGATAACAAAATTTTAGCGGTTGTTTGTGGCAATGATTTAAAAGATTCAATTAAATTTGGTAATAAATTGGTGCTAGATAATTTATTAGACAAAAATGAATTAAAAGGGAAACTCCAGGAGTTCTTCCAAGATAATGAAACATAA
- a CDS encoding PTS sugar transporter subunit IIA has product MMKLFDKKLINYTDQLVSDWQTGVHLGSQLLINHGYVTPDFPEKVIKITNELGPYYVIAPQLALLHINVDPAILKTGISFTYFKNPIIFKDEPKYYVNFCLALAAVDGDSHMGLLQAVATLFTNQQFLQDLKNCSSQKELVKIIKKYDK; this is encoded by the coding sequence ATGATGAAATTATTTGATAAAAAATTAATTAATTATACTGACCAGCTGGTTAGTGATTGGCAAACAGGAGTCCATTTGGGCTCACAATTATTAATCAACCATGGTTATGTTACTCCAGACTTTCCAGAGAAAGTTATTAAAATTACTAATGAACTTGGACCGTATTATGTAATTGCTCCGCAGTTAGCACTACTGCATATTAATGTTGATCCGGCCATATTAAAGACCGGAATTAGTTTTACTTATTTTAAAAACCCCATAATTTTTAAAGATGAACCAAAATACTATGTTAATTTTTGTTTAGCTTTAGCAGCTGTTGATGGTGATAGTCATATGGGATTGTTACAAGCAGTTGCCACGCTTTTTACTAATCAACAATTTTTACAAGATTTGAAAAATTGTTCTTCCCAAAAAGAACTGGTCAAAATTATTAAGAAATATGATAAATAG
- a CDS encoding MurR/RpiR family transcriptional regulator, with protein MIPIIILSSYDLTYSEEHIAKEINKNPNYFIKNSITTISQELGVATSTISRLAKKLGYKTFKEFKLFIYEKNKQIKNNFSIENGGKLPKLIQKIKNFNMYSIFETINNLDPNELNSVIHCILKSKRIFIYGVGSGGMVASEMNNNLRRLGLNSHTSQDFHGQILFLNSFKENELFILFSTSGLTREIIELIKIAQHNNCQTLLITARQDLGKTLQPNFVLYYYVHYDESAYFPIISSKISQLIISDILVSMLIEKLPDKQQEIENGKHLIVNWNQTGSIF; from the coding sequence ATGATTCCGATTATAATATTAAGTTCTTATGACCTGACTTATTCGGAAGAACATATTGCAAAAGAAATTAACAAAAATCCAAATTATTTTATTAAAAATTCAATTACAACCATTAGTCAAGAACTGGGAGTAGCTACATCAACCATTTCACGGTTAGCAAAAAAACTGGGTTACAAAACTTTTAAGGAATTTAAGTTATTTATTTATGAAAAAAATAAGCAAATTAAAAATAACTTTAGTATTGAAAACGGGGGAAAATTACCAAAGTTAATTCAAAAAATTAAGAATTTTAATATGTATTCAATTTTTGAAACAATTAATAATCTTGATCCCAATGAACTCAATAGTGTAATTCATTGCATTCTTAAATCAAAACGAATCTTTATTTATGGGGTTGGTTCGGGGGGAATGGTGGCTAGTGAAATGAACAATAATCTGCGAAGGCTCGGATTAAATTCTCATACTTCGCAGGATTTTCATGGCCAAATCTTATTTTTAAATTCTTTTAAAGAAAATGAATTATTTATCTTATTTTCAACCTCGGGGTTGACCCGGGAAATTATTGAACTCATTAAAATTGCCCAACATAACAACTGTCAAACTTTATTAATTACAGCACGCCAAGATTTAGGCAAGACACTTCAACCAAACTTTGTGCTATATTATTATGTGCATTATGATGAATCAGCTTATTTTCCGATTATTTCTAGTAAAATATCGCAATTAATTATTAGTGATATCCTTGTTAGTATGTTAATTGAAAAACTACCCGATAAACAACAGGAAATTGAAAATGGTAAACATTTAATTGTTAATTGAAACCAGACCGGTTCTATTTTTTAA